One part of the Vitis riparia cultivar Riparia Gloire de Montpellier isolate 1030 chromosome 6, EGFV_Vit.rip_1.0, whole genome shotgun sequence genome encodes these proteins:
- the LOC117916700 gene encoding integrator complex subunit 3 homolog: protein MASKLLKIGSLEAQSQIELSLRQAFELLEPQLRPPFPLTIPTPEEYLQLNWAILYGVLCEPHFAKIQIKYLHAIVTDGYCLFVSLLTTIVNELYFKLVESARIQLIWLVSEMIYVSAEGIDGVLVSLLRQIVGGDFSDGNLRLCFELVSLFLSKWNWLVEEGPLVLRSGLYTYLRVLADHCRFPGDSKLEALRRIEIEFCIRVLREQFHLCLKIGRDLIRLLQDLVHVPEFRAVWKDLVLNPGEFKTQGFEDVSQLYRERTSSRYFLLRITPEMESQLRFLLTHVKLGSQKRHQAWFMRKFLCGSERETLICDIVRFICCGHHPSNDIIQSDVMPRWAVIGWLLKSCRKSYVEANVKLALFYDWLFFDERIDNIMNIEPAMLLMVNSVPKYVDMTHTLLEFLLLLVDNYDIERKDIIVRGVASAFNMLVRRGVIGSIHVLTSCDALSPSLKEWLGRFLKAGVSKEVQPAHLPRPSVPSSILPSLTTSETEMAVMGELIASKCATNDGVGTKAFDASVPISVEPVMSCSSLVVTSESLDDAIENWVQRLGETVRKSNTIDIRILEKILLSFANLDDHKVTGDFALSPQSLSSKIAKELELNGYKLFSPLESFPNNSNCDDEVHSATALIIRTFIFSQHERLQEMLLSWSKHGFPVGKCLLSYALRLAYEAHAAGYLGNVMVPDDSVKVNDLGMPLLVFHMDVYFSFLNGGRKDPPEADLSASKIDHQLVAKLVDGAFSAYRCFLMYSRNGLHKEADMTLARLLISDLGSCSKWEKKMLRFSFCSIFCHLSDLSTGEEDIIKLLVALLDHANIVFMQFEIALKKFSIFGVNTETIFYLIKNSLNWGFEEQHKVWGLIRSELAVSKVQVEKLILEIFCSGILDPNSASIAVEGLLMLCSSCMPTPELVGAIMLLPNNAFQDFSAAVLATWAVSNASMLFDSLANFLEKLDSKKGDFTLFSSTGIRINHSAISWLLNYFNTQGMKGNDILNKLSVNIPDMKSVLQL from the coding sequence ATGGCCTCGAAGCTTCTCAAAATCGGTTCCCTGGAAGCCCAAAGCCAAATTGAACTCTCTCTCAGGCAAGCCTTTGAGTTGCTTGAACCCCAACTCAGACCCCCATTTCCGTTAACAATCCCGACCCCGGAAGAGTACTTACAGCTCAATTGGGCCATTCTTTATGGGGTTTTATGTGAACCTCATTTTGCAAAAATCCAAATTAAGTATTTACATGCTATTGTGACTGATGGGTATTGCCTTTTTGTGAGTTTACTTACCACAATTGTTAATGAATTGTACTTTAAACTTGTTGAATCAGCGAGAATTCAATTGATTTGGTTAGTTTCGGAGATGATTTATGTTTCGGCTGAAGGGATCGATGGTGTGTTGGTGTCACTTTTGAGGCAAATCGTTGGTGGGGATTTTAGTGACGGGAATTTACGGTTGTGTTTTGAGTTGGTTAGTCTTTTTTTGAGCAAATGGAATTGGTTGGTAGAGGAAGGACCATTGGTTTTGAGAAGTGGATTGTATACATATCTTCGGGTATTAGCTGATCATTGTAGGTTTCCGGGTGATTCGAAGTTGGAGGCATTGAGGCGAATTGAAATTGAGTTTTGTATTAGAGTATTGAGGGAGCAGTTCCATTTGTGTTTGAAGATTGGGAGGGATCTCATTCGCCTTTTACAGGACTTGGTTCATGTGCCTGAGTTTCGGGCTGTATGGAAGGACTTGGTGTTAAACCCGGGTGAGTTTAAGACTCAAGGGTTTGAAGATGTTTCACAACTTTATCGTGAGAGGACATCAAGTCGGTATTTTTTACTTAGGATCACTCCAGAAATGGAGAGCCAATTGCGGTTTTTACTTACCCATGTGAAATTGGGAAGCCAGAAGAGGCACCAggcatggtttatgaggaaGTTTCTTTGTGGGTCAGAGAGAGAGACTCTTATATGTGATATTGTTCGGTTTATATGTTGTGGACACCACCCATCTAACGATATTATTCAGTCGGATGTCATGCCAAGATGGGCTGTTATTGGTTGGCTACTGAAATCTTGTAGGAAGAGTTATGTTGAAGCCAATGTGAAGCTGGCCCTGTTTTATGATTGGCTTTTCTTTGATGAAAGAATTGACAATATCATGAATATTGAACCTGCTATGCTTTTGATGGTAAACTCTGTACCAAAATATGTGGACATGACCCACACTCTGCTTGAGTTTTTGTTGCTTCTTGTGGACAATTATGACATTGAGAGAAAGGATATTATAGTTAGGGGTGTAGCATCGGCTTTTAATATGCTTGTCAGAAGGGGAGTGATTGGATCCATTCATGTTTTGACTTCTTGTGATGCACTTTCTCCCTCACTCAAAGAGTGGCTTGGAAGGTTTTTGAAAGCTGGAGTTTCTAAAGAAGTGCAGCCCGCCCATCTTCCTCGTCCTTCTGTTCCATCCTCTATTCTTCCAAGTTTGACAACTTCGGAAACTGAGATGGCTGTAATGGGAGAGCTAATAGCATCTAAGTGTGCCACAAATGATGGAGTTGGCACCAAAGCTTTTGATGCTTCTGTTCCGATTTCAGTTGAACCAGTTATGTCTTGTAGTTCATTAGTTGTAACTAGTGAAAGTTTAGATGATGCTATAGAGAATTGGGTTCAAAGGCTTGGAGAAACTGTTAGAAAGTCAAACACAATTGACATTCGGATTTTGGAGAAGATACTGCTCTCATTTGCAAATCTTGATGATCACAAGGTAACAGGTGACTTTGCTCTTAGTCCTCAGTCTTTATCTTCTAAAATAGCAAAGGAACTTGAGTTGAATGGGTACAAGCTGTTTTCTCCCCTGGAATCCTTCCCAAATAATTCCAATTGTGATGATGAAGTACACTCTGCAACTGCTTTAATTATTCGTACTTTTATCTTTTCTCAGCATGAGAGGTTGCAGGAAATGCTTTTATCCTGGTCTAAACATGGATTTCCAGTTGGAAAATGCTTGTTATCTTATGCATTGAGACTAGCTTATGAGGCGCATGCGGCAGGTTATTTGGGGAATGTGATGGTCCCTGACGATTCTGTCAAGGTAAATGATTTAGGAATGCCATTGTTAGTCTTTCACATGGATGtgtatttttcatttctcaATGGTGGAAGAAAAGATCCTCCTGAAGCTGACCTTTCTGCTTCTAAGATAGACCATCAATTAGTTGCTAAATTGGTTGATGGTGCTTTTTCTGCCTACAGATGTTTCCTTATGTATTCAAGAAATGGTTTACATAAAGAAGCTGATATGACTCTAGCTAGGCTCTTGATTTCTGATTTAGGGTCTTGTTCTAAATGGGAAAAGAAGATGTTGAGGTTTTCATTCTGCAGCATCTTTTGCCACCTTTCTGATTTATCCACTGGTGAGGAAGATATCATTAAGTTACTTGTGGCCCTGTTGGATCATGCTAATATTGTTTTTATGCAGTTTGAGATAGCCTTGAAAAAGTTCTCCATATTTGGGGTGAACACTGAGACTATTTTCTACTTAATCAAGAACTCCCTTAATTGGGGCTTTGAGGAACAACACAAGGTCTGGGGCTTAATTAGATCAGAGCTTGCAGTTTCTAAGGTTCAAGTAGAGAAGTTGATTTTGGAAATCTTCTGCTCGGGTATTTTAGATCCAAATTCAGCTTCCATTGCAGTTGAAGGCCTTCTAATGCTGTGCAGTAGTTGCATGCCCACACCGGAGCTTGTTGGAGCAATTATGTTATTACCTAATAATGCATTCCAGGACTTCTCTGCTGCCGTTCTGGCAACTTGGGCTGTGTCTAATGCCTCAATGTTGTTTGACAGTTTAGCCAATTTCTTGGAGAAACTTGATAGCAAGAAAGGGGATTTTACACTTTTCTCTTCGACTGGGATTAGGATCAACCATTCTGCCATTTCTTGgttgttaaattattttaatacacAGGGGATGAAAGGCAATGATATTCTGAACAAGTTGTCTGTAAATATTCCAGACATGAAATCGGTTCTTCAGTTGTGA
- the LOC117916427 gene encoding protein PATRONUS 2-like, whose product MTSQLTHGHLIIQKENFGFQSKKAVVGGNSKNSKTTAKKAGGLGNRKALDNITNKSTLHHETSLKKKHLPKEEFNIAEERFLHDHKKCIEAQKALTEPCFLDIVLPGHGNHINLSDSISHAEYPQAKQAKIYLDSTCDSLEPVELPMSEFLDQWKSPHSSPVHWDSPPSSPFTLQFEPVEFLLKPEKKMKI is encoded by the exons ATGACAAGTCAGCTCACTCATGGGCACCTGATCATccagaaagaaaattttggcttTCAGAGCAAAA AGGCTGTGGTTGGTGGAAACTCCAAGAATAGTAAAACAACTGCCAAGAAAGCTGGTGGTTTAGGAAATCGTAAAGCCCTCGACAACATTACAAACAAATCAACCCTTCATCATGAAACATCATTGAAGAAAAAACATTTACCAAAGGAGGAATTCAATATTGCAGAAGAAAGGTTTTTGCATGATCACAAAAAATGCATTGAGGCGCAAAAAGCATTAACTGAACCTTGTTTCTTGGACATAGTTCTTCCAGGGCATGGCAATCATATCAATCTGTCAG ATTCCATATCTCATGCTGAATATCCCCAAGCTAAGCAGGCAAAG ATTTATCTTGATAGCACCTGTGACTCTCTGGAACCTGTTGAATTGCCGATGTCCGAGTTTCTTGACCAGTGGAAATCTCCCCACTCTTCTCCAGTGCATTGGGACTCTCCACCGTCATCACCTTTCACATTGCAATTTGAGCCAGTCGAGTTTCTGCTGAAgccagaaaagaaaatgaagatctAA